A stretch of the Filimonas lacunae genome encodes the following:
- a CDS encoding RagB/SusD family nutrient uptake outer membrane protein, which translates to MRMLTIKKCFLLVALSMSAGISCTKLDEEVYDKLLVTDVKFTAKDVVPIMAPAYSAFRDIFFGWDGVFDASEDVSDLAVTPNRIGIGWGDYYITLHQHTWNSATSDVEAIWSYVYTAISTTNKAIYDLEQIENLTDKQKYINELRALRATYYYILLDYYRNVPIVTDYDLPAGFLPEQSTGQQVYDFIMKELTESVNDLSEINDGTTYGRMTKWAAKMTLAKMYLNSGVFIGVNKWDEALAQVNDIINSEKFQLADNYKDPFLNDNAESVEEILSIPYDEVKAGGSYYPYKTLHPASQATFKMTGAPWGGTGMIPQFINTYDPADKRLGIYLGGPQVDANNKPIIVDGAQLNYTNYMGSVNAAMPTEGYRMVKYEIRKGLNGNQGNDAPFYRYTDALMIKAECLLRKGDADGAAAIVTQIRGRDFNDATKAEVTGAQLAGGSTYQYGTYENGSITRLEGGADIQYGRFLDELAWEFIGEARRRQDLIRFGVFTTKSWLSHTPQDAHVKIFPIPFSARNTNSKLQQNPGY; encoded by the coding sequence ATGAGAATGCTTACTATAAAAAAATGTTTTCTGCTAGTAGCTTTAAGCATGAGCGCTGGTATTTCATGTACCAAGCTGGATGAAGAGGTGTATGACAAATTATTGGTAACAGATGTAAAGTTTACCGCTAAAGATGTGGTGCCTATTATGGCCCCGGCCTATTCTGCTTTTCGTGACATCTTTTTTGGATGGGATGGCGTGTTTGATGCATCGGAAGATGTATCTGACCTGGCAGTAACACCCAATCGTATAGGTATAGGATGGGGGGATTATTATATCACCCTGCACCAGCATACCTGGAACTCGGCTACCAGTGATGTGGAAGCTATCTGGAGCTATGTATATACGGCTATCTCCACCACTAATAAGGCGATTTACGACCTGGAGCAAATTGAAAACCTCACCGATAAACAAAAATATATTAATGAACTAAGGGCTTTGCGTGCCACCTATTATTATATTCTGCTGGATTATTATCGCAATGTGCCTATTGTTACTGATTACGATTTGCCTGCGGGATTTCTGCCGGAGCAAAGTACAGGACAGCAGGTGTATGATTTTATTATGAAGGAGCTTACGGAGTCGGTGAACGATTTAAGCGAAATTAATGATGGAACTACTTATGGCCGTATGACCAAGTGGGCGGCTAAAATGACGCTGGCAAAAATGTATTTGAATTCAGGTGTTTTTATTGGTGTAAACAAGTGGGATGAAGCGTTGGCGCAGGTAAATGATATTATCAACAGTGAAAAATTTCAGCTGGCCGATAACTATAAAGATCCTTTCTTGAATGACAATGCCGAATCTGTAGAAGAGATCTTGTCTATTCCTTACGACGAGGTGAAGGCTGGTGGTAGTTATTATCCTTATAAAACACTGCATCCTGCCAGCCAGGCTACTTTTAAAATGACTGGTGCGCCATGGGGCGGTACCGGCATGATTCCGCAGTTTATAAATACTTATGACCCTGCTGATAAAAGGTTAGGTATTTACCTGGGAGGTCCGCAGGTTGATGCTAATAACAAACCTATTATTGTAGATGGCGCACAGCTGAATTATACCAATTATATGGGATCGGTGAATGCAGCTATGCCTACAGAAGGTTATCGCATGGTAAAGTATGAGATAAGAAAAGGGTTGAATGGCAACCAAGGTAACGATGCGCCGTTTTACCGATATACCGATGCGCTGATGATAAAAGCAGAGTGTTTGTTGAGGAAGGGAGATGCAGATGGCGCGGCTGCCATTGTTACACAAATACGCGGCAGAGACTTTAATGATGCTACCAAAGCTGAGGTAACCGGTGCACAGTTGGCAGGTGGCAGCACCTATCAATATGGTACTTATGAAAACGGATCTATCACCAGGCTGGAAGGTGGTGCTGATATACAATATGGCCGCTTTTTAGATGAGCTGGCCTGGGAATTTATAGGCGAAGCGCGCCGCAGGCAGGATTTAATCCGGTTTGGTGTGTTTACTACCAAGTCGTGGTTAAGCCACACGCCACAGGATGCGCATGTGAAAATATTCCCGATTCCTTTTTCTGCAAGGAACACGAATAGCAAGCTGCAACAGAACCCAGGCTACTAG
- a CDS encoding RNA polymerase sigma factor, producing MEIVEAVKNGDPNAFSMVFEQFHEKVFGFFMNRMQGNREEAKELTQLTYIKLWQSRHTLSLSYTIDRQLFVMAKHTLVDYIRREARAEKSKDVVAATYTPQQAVTEFSNSFFEGKDYVIARLKQLPPTRKKILQLKMLNGYSNKEIAGLLSISVKTVEDHVTKGLHELRATTTLSVPFLLFFLLDSMP from the coding sequence ATGGAAATAGTAGAGGCTGTAAAGAATGGTGACCCCAACGCATTTTCCATGGTTTTTGAACAGTTTCATGAAAAAGTGTTTGGCTTTTTTATGAACCGCATGCAAGGCAACAGGGAAGAAGCCAAAGAACTTACACAACTTACCTATATTAAATTATGGCAGTCGCGCCATACGCTGTCTTTGTCGTACACAATAGACAGGCAATTGTTTGTGATGGCCAAACATACGCTGGTAGATTATATCCGCCGCGAAGCAAGGGCCGAAAAAAGTAAAGACGTAGTAGCCGCCACTTACACGCCCCAACAGGCGGTTACCGAATTCAGTAATTCCTTTTTTGAAGGCAAAGACTATGTAATAGCCCGCCTGAAACAACTGCCACCTACACGTAAAAAAATATTGCAGCTGAAAATGCTGAATGGTTATTCCAACAAAGAAATAGCCGGCCTGCTGTCTATTTCGGTAAAAACAGTGGAAGATCATGTAACCAAAGGCCTGCACGAATTAAGAGCTACTACTACACTATCAGTACCCTTTTTGCTGTTTTTTCTGCTGGACAGCATGCCATAA